In one Pseudomonas sp. SCA2728.1_7 genomic region, the following are encoded:
- a CDS encoding acyl-CoA dehydrogenase has translation MIPNEDQTQIRDMARQFAEERLKPFAAEWDREHRFPKEAIGEMAELGFFGMLVPEQWGGCDTGYLAYAMALEEIAAGDGACSTIMSVHNSVGCVPILKFGNDDQRERFLKPLASGAMLGAFALTEPQAGSDASSLKTRARLEGDHYVLNGCKQFITSGQNAGIVIVFAVTDPSAGKRGITAFIVPTDSPGYKVARVEDKLGQHASDTCQILFEDVKVPVANRLGEEGEGYKIALANLEGGRVGIASQSVGMARAAFEAARDYARERDTFGKPIIEHQAVAFRLADMATQIAVARQMVHYAAALRDSGQPALVEASMAKLFASEMAEKVCSMALQTLGGYGYLNDFPLERIYRDVRVCQIYEGTSDIQRMVISRNL, from the coding sequence ATGATTCCCAACGAAGACCAAACCCAGATCCGCGACATGGCCCGGCAGTTCGCTGAGGAACGCCTCAAGCCGTTCGCCGCCGAGTGGGATCGCGAGCACCGTTTCCCCAAGGAAGCCATCGGCGAGATGGCCGAGCTGGGCTTCTTCGGCATGCTCGTGCCGGAGCAGTGGGGCGGTTGCGACACCGGTTATCTGGCCTACGCCATGGCCCTGGAAGAAATCGCCGCCGGCGACGGCGCCTGCTCGACGATCATGAGCGTGCACAACTCGGTGGGTTGTGTGCCGATCCTCAAGTTCGGCAACGATGATCAACGTGAACGTTTTCTAAAACCATTGGCCAGCGGCGCCATGCTCGGCGCCTTCGCATTGACCGAACCGCAGGCCGGTTCCGACGCCAGCAGCCTGAAAACCCGTGCACGGCTGGAAGGTGATCACTATGTGCTGAATGGCTGCAAACAGTTCATCACCTCCGGGCAAAACGCCGGGATCGTGATTGTGTTTGCGGTGACCGATCCGAGTGCCGGCAAACGCGGCATCACTGCGTTTATCGTGCCGACCGATTCGCCGGGCTACAAAGTCGCTCGCGTCGAAGACAAGCTCGGTCAACACGCGTCCGACACCTGCCAGATTCTTTTCGAGGATGTGAAGGTGCCGGTGGCTAACCGCCTGGGTGAAGAGGGCGAGGGCTACAAGATTGCTCTGGCCAACCTTGAAGGCGGGCGCGTTGGCATCGCCTCGCAATCGGTGGGCATGGCCCGCGCCGCATTTGAAGCGGCGCGCGATTACGCCCGTGAGCGCGACACCTTCGGCAAGCCGATCATCGAGCATCAAGCCGTAGCATTCCGCCTAGCCGACATGGCCACGCAAATTGCCGTCGCCCGGCAGATGGTGCATTACGCCGCCGCCCTGCGCGACAGCGGCCAACCGGCGCTGGTCGAGGCCTCCATGGCGAAACTGTTCGCTTCGGAAATGGCCGAAAAGGTCTGCTCGATGGCGTTGCAAACTCTCGGTGGATACGGTTACCTCAACGACTTCCCGCTGGAGCGCATCTACCGCGACGTGCGCGTCTGCCAAATCTACGAAGGCACCAGCGATATTCAGCGCATGGTCATTTCGCGCAATCTTTAA
- a CDS encoding enoyl-CoA hydratase, with amino-acid sequence MTYETILLETHGRVGLITLNRPQALNALNAQLVHEVNQALDALEADANIGCIVLTGSKKAFAAGADIKEMAELTYPQIYMDDLFSDSDRVANRRKPIIAAVNGFALGGGCELALMCDFILAGDNARFGQPEINLGVLPGMGGTQRLTRAVGKAKAMEMCLSGRLIDAVEAERCGIVARIVPSDELLDEALKVAAVIASKSLPIAMMIKESVNRAFEVNLTEGVRFERRVFHAAFATQDQKEGMAAFIAKREAAFKGK; translated from the coding sequence ATGACTTACGAAACCATTCTGCTCGAAACACACGGCCGCGTTGGCCTGATCACCCTCAACCGCCCGCAGGCGTTGAATGCGCTGAATGCGCAACTGGTCCATGAAGTGAATCAGGCCCTTGATGCGCTGGAAGCCGATGCGAACATCGGTTGCATCGTCCTCACCGGTTCGAAAAAGGCCTTTGCCGCCGGTGCCGACATCAAGGAAATGGCCGAACTGACCTATCCGCAGATCTACATGGACGACTTGTTCAGTGACAGCGATCGCGTGGCCAATCGCCGTAAGCCGATCATCGCCGCCGTTAACGGTTTCGCCCTTGGCGGTGGTTGTGAACTGGCGTTGATGTGCGACTTTATTCTGGCTGGCGACAACGCCAGATTCGGCCAACCGGAAATCAACCTCGGCGTGTTGCCGGGGATGGGCGGCACCCAGCGCCTGACCCGCGCGGTCGGTAAAGCCAAGGCTATGGAGATGTGCCTGAGCGGGCGCTTGATCGATGCGGTAGAAGCCGAGCGTTGCGGCATCGTTGCGCGGATTGTGCCGAGCGATGAGTTGCTGGACGAAGCGCTGAAGGTTGCAGCGGTGATTGCCAGCAAGTCGCTGCCGATTGCGATGATGATCAAGGAGAGCGTGAATCGTGCCTTTGAAGTGAACCTGACGGAAGGCGTGCGTTTCGAGCGTCGGGTGTTCCATGCGGCGTTTGCCACGCAGGATCAGAAGGAAGGGATGGCGGCGTTTATTGCCAAGCGTGAGGCTGCGTTCAAAGGCAAGTAA
- a CDS encoding acyl-CoA dehydrogenase family protein: MHDLELTEEQVMIRDMARDFARGEIAPHAQAWEKAGWIDDALVAKMGELGLLGMVVPEEWGGTYVDYVAYALAVEEISAGDGATGAFMSIHNSVGCGPVLNYGSEAQKQTWLADLASGQTIGCFCLTEPQAGSEAHNLRTRAELRDGQWVINGAKQFVSNGKRAKLAIVFAVTDPDLGKKGISAFLVPTDTAGFIVDRTEHKMGIRASDTCAVTLNNCSIPEANLLGERGKGLAIALSNLEGGRIGIAAQALGIARAAFEAALVYSRDRIQFGKPINEHQSIANLLADMHMQINAARLMILHAARLRTAGKPCLSEASQAKLFASEMAEKVCSSAIQIHGGYGYLEDYPVEKYYRDARITQIYEGSSEIQRMVIARELKNYQL, translated from the coding sequence ATGCACGATCTCGAATTGACTGAAGAACAAGTAATGATCCGCGACATGGCCCGGGACTTTGCCCGTGGTGAAATCGCACCCCATGCGCAGGCGTGGGAAAAGGCTGGCTGGATCGATGACGCGCTGGTCGCGAAGATGGGCGAACTGGGTTTGCTCGGCATGGTCGTCCCTGAAGAATGGGGTGGCACCTACGTCGATTACGTCGCCTATGCCTTGGCCGTGGAAGAGATTTCCGCGGGTGATGGCGCGACCGGCGCCTTCATGAGCATCCACAACTCGGTCGGCTGCGGCCCGGTGCTCAATTACGGCAGCGAAGCACAGAAACAGACCTGGCTGGCGGATCTGGCCAGCGGGCAAACCATCGGCTGCTTCTGCCTGACCGAGCCGCAGGCCGGCTCCGAAGCGCACAACCTGCGCACCCGCGCCGAACTGCGTGACGGCCAGTGGGTGATCAATGGCGCCAAGCAATTTGTCAGCAACGGCAAACGGGCGAAGCTGGCGATCGTGTTTGCGGTGACGGATCCGGATCTGGGCAAGAAAGGCATTTCGGCGTTTCTGGTGCCGACCGATACAGCGGGTTTCATCGTTGATCGCACCGAACACAAGATGGGCATCCGCGCTTCTGATACCTGCGCGGTGACGCTGAACAACTGCAGCATTCCCGAGGCCAACCTGCTCGGTGAGCGTGGCAAAGGTCTGGCGATTGCCCTGTCCAACCTTGAAGGCGGACGCATCGGCATCGCCGCTCAGGCTTTGGGTATCGCTCGGGCGGCGTTTGAAGCGGCGCTGGTGTATTCGCGCGATCGCATCCAGTTCGGCAAACCGATCAATGAGCACCAGAGCATCGCCAACCTGCTGGCCGACATGCACATGCAGATCAATGCGGCGCGGCTGATGATTCTGCATGCGGCGCGACTGCGGACGGCGGGCAAGCCGTGTTTGTCCGAGGCCTCACAGGCCAAGTTGTTTGCGTCGGAAATGGCCGAGAAGGTGTGTTCGTCGGCGATCCAGATTCATGGCGGGTATGGGTATCTGGAAGATTATCCGGTCGAGAAGTACTACCGCGATGCGCGGATTACCCAGATCTATGAAGGCTCGAGCGAGATTCAGCGGATGGTGATTGCGCGGGAGTTGAAGAACTATCAGTTGTAA
- a CDS encoding enoyl-CoA hydratase/isomerase family protein has translation MTAQASSQRTPSMDATQHEVLADVRNHIGHLTLNRPAGLNAITLDMVRLLQQQLDAWATDADVHAVVLRGAGEKAFCAGGDIRSLYDSFKSGDTLHEDFFVEEYALDLTIHHYRKPVLALMDGFVLGGGMGLVQGADLRVVTERSRLAMPEVAIGYFPDVGGSYFLPRIPGELGIYLGVSGVQIRAADALYCGLADWYLDSSKLALLDEKLDVMEWQDTPLKALQNLLAKHAVQTLPDAPLETLRPAIDHFFALPDVPSMVEQLRAVTVADSHEWATTTADLLETRSPLAMAVTLEMLRRGRHLSLEHCFALELHLDRQWFTRGDLIEGVRALLIDKDKTPRWNPPTLAALDARHVASFFQGFDESGS, from the coding sequence ATGACAGCTCAGGCTTCATCCCAGCGGACACCGTCCATGGATGCCACGCAACACGAAGTGCTGGCCGACGTTCGCAACCACATCGGTCACCTGACCCTCAACCGCCCCGCCGGCCTCAATGCCATCACCCTCGACATGGTGCGTTTGCTGCAACAGCAGCTCGATGCCTGGGCGACTGACGCCGATGTCCACGCCGTTGTGCTGCGCGGTGCCGGTGAAAAAGCCTTCTGCGCCGGTGGCGATATTCGTTCGCTGTACGACAGTTTCAAAAGCGGCGACACGCTGCATGAAGATTTCTTTGTCGAGGAATACGCCCTCGACCTGACGATTCATCACTACCGCAAACCGGTGCTGGCGCTGATGGACGGTTTTGTCCTCGGCGGCGGCATGGGCCTGGTGCAAGGCGCCGATCTGCGCGTGGTCACCGAGAGGAGCCGCCTGGCGATGCCGGAAGTGGCCATCGGTTATTTCCCGGATGTCGGTGGCAGTTATTTCCTGCCGCGCATTCCCGGTGAGCTGGGGATTTACCTGGGCGTCAGCGGCGTGCAGATCCGTGCCGCCGATGCGCTGTATTGCGGCCTCGCCGACTGGTATCTGGACAGCAGCAAACTGGCGCTGCTCGATGAAAAACTCGATGTGATGGAGTGGCAGGACACGCCGCTGAAAGCGCTGCAGAACCTGCTGGCCAAACACGCCGTGCAGACCTTGCCCGATGCGCCACTTGAGACCTTGCGCCCGGCCATCGATCACTTTTTCGCCCTGCCGGACGTGCCGAGCATGGTCGAGCAATTGCGCGCGGTGACCGTCGCCGACAGCCACGAATGGGCGACCACCACCGCTGACTTGCTGGAAACCCGCTCGCCGCTGGCCATGGCCGTTACGCTGGAGATGCTCCGTCGTGGGCGCCATCTGAGCCTGGAACATTGCTTCGCTCTGGAGCTGCATCTGGATCGTCAGTGGTTCACCCGTGGCGACCTGATCGAAGGCGTGCGCGCGCTGCTGATCGATAAAGACAAGACACCGCGCTGGAACCCGCCGACCCTCGCTGCGCTGGACGCTAGGCATGTCGCGAGTTTCTTCCAAGGCTTTGATGAGAGCGGGAGCTGA
- a CDS encoding HPP family protein → MLARWLPAAINTRPTEWSRAAIGMALGTLFSVWLCAQVFGHEVAYHLIGPLGASAVLLFAVSSGALAQPWSILGGYLCAGVVALLVAHVLGRTLGSACLAAGMALILMCWLRCLHPPAGALALTLVLADPATIALDWKAMEPVMLGAACMLLSALAYNNLTRIRYPKRAAEPAPIVAPVDSHAITAEDLKLALADMEAFIDITPEDLEQLIHASELHAKRRSIIQTFR, encoded by the coding sequence ATGCTCGCTCGCTGGTTGCCCGCCGCCATCAATACCCGCCCGACCGAATGGAGCCGTGCCGCCATCGGCATGGCCTTGGGCACGTTGTTCAGTGTGTGGTTGTGTGCGCAAGTATTCGGCCATGAAGTCGCCTATCACCTGATCGGTCCATTGGGTGCTTCGGCGGTGTTGCTGTTTGCCGTGTCGTCCGGCGCTCTCGCCCAGCCTTGGTCGATTCTCGGCGGCTACTTGTGTGCCGGCGTTGTGGCGTTGCTGGTGGCCCATGTGCTCGGGCGCACGCTCGGCAGCGCCTGTCTGGCGGCGGGCATGGCGCTGATTCTGATGTGCTGGCTGCGTTGCCTGCATCCGCCCGCTGGCGCCTTGGCCCTGACGTTGGTGCTGGCCGATCCGGCGACTATTGCCCTGGACTGGAAAGCCATGGAACCGGTGATGCTCGGCGCGGCGTGCATGCTGCTCAGCGCCTTGGCCTACAACAACCTGACGCGGATTCGTTACCCGAAACGCGCGGCTGAACCGGCGCCGATCGTTGCGCCTGTCGACAGTCACGCGATCACCGCCGAAGACCTCAAACTGGCGCTGGCGGATATGGAGGCGTTCATCGACATCACCCCCGAGGATCTGGAACAGTTGATCCACGCCAGTGAACTGCACGCCAAGCGTCGCAGCATTATCCAAACCTTCCGCTGA
- a CDS encoding MFS transporter: protein MATYSRLIRRLMISSLTVVISRALISPLLTLFLSNKLGLNPQDVGLLLGIAVFSATLLSLYGGYIIDRLDKRQLLILTMLSSGIGLILLTFAQNLYLVTLVLIISETASALFLICSKAILSENLPVGQRVKAFSLNYTLTNIGYAVGPMIGVVIAGVQPSAPFIVAGAIAIGSIFLLFGAAREVSPVAAVAQPQSFLKTLIILKNDRTMILFTLGCLLSTLVHGRFTLYLSQYLLVTHTQQQTLDTMAALLACNAITVIVLQYQVGRLLTREHLRHWIAGGTALFIIGLIGFSLADSLVGWCVAMFIFTLGEMIIYPADFLFIDTLAPEELRGSYYGAQNLAALGGAASPVMCGFLLMHTPAPSMFYALSALAAVGGYLCFVSGRRAA, encoded by the coding sequence GTGGCCACCTACTCGCGCCTCATCCGCCGGTTGATGATCAGTTCACTGACCGTTGTCATCAGCCGCGCCCTGATCAGTCCGCTACTGACGCTGTTCCTCAGCAACAAACTCGGCCTCAACCCGCAAGACGTCGGTTTGCTGTTGGGCATCGCGGTGTTCAGCGCCACGTTGTTGTCGCTGTACGGTGGTTACATCATCGATCGGCTCGACAAACGCCAGTTGCTGATCCTGACCATGCTCTCCAGCGGTATCGGTCTGATCCTGCTGACCTTCGCGCAGAACCTGTATCTGGTCACCCTGGTGCTGATCATCAGCGAAACGGCGTCGGCGCTGTTCCTGATTTGCTCTAAAGCCATCCTCAGTGAAAACCTGCCGGTGGGCCAGCGGGTCAAGGCGTTTTCCCTGAACTACACGCTGACCAACATCGGTTACGCCGTCGGCCCGATGATCGGCGTGGTGATCGCCGGCGTTCAGCCGTCAGCGCCGTTTATCGTCGCGGGCGCGATTGCCATCGGCAGCATTTTTCTGCTGTTCGGTGCCGCGCGCGAAGTGAGCCCGGTCGCCGCGGTCGCTCAGCCACAAAGCTTTCTGAAAACCCTGATCATCCTGAAAAACGACCGCACGATGATCCTGTTTACCCTGGGCTGCCTGCTCAGCACGCTGGTGCACGGGCGTTTCACCCTGTACCTGTCGCAATACCTGCTGGTGACCCACACCCAACAACAGACGCTGGACACCATGGCCGCCCTGCTCGCCTGCAACGCGATCACGGTGATTGTGTTGCAGTACCAAGTCGGTCGATTACTCACCCGTGAGCACCTGCGCCACTGGATCGCCGGGGGCACCGCGTTGTTCATCATTGGTCTGATCGGCTTCAGTCTGGCCGACAGCCTGGTCGGTTGGTGCGTGGCGATGTTCATCTTCACCTTGGGCGAGATGATCATTTACCCGGCAGACTTTCTGTTCATCGACACATTGGCCCCGGAAGAACTGCGCGGCAGCTACTACGGCGCGCAGAACCTGGCAGCGCTGGGCGGTGCGGCCAGTCCAGTCATGTGCGGATTTCTGTTGATGCACACGCCAGCGCCGAGCATGTTCTATGCCCTGAGCGCACTGGCGGCTGTGGGCGGCTACTTGTGCTTCGTCAGTGGCCGTCGCGCCGCTTAA
- a CDS encoding GNAT family N-acetyltransferase: MTFDVRRASLADAVALPAIERSAAQLFRLDPPLAWLADAEVPDAARHRQSIEQAYVWVAENSEGQLTGFVRAVDIDQHLHIEELSVSQAFQGQGMGRALVAAVIEQARVMRLNSVTLTTFRDLPWNAPFYQRMGFVELTLAQADRHLRDALQAEIACGFPPERRCAMCLPLS; encoded by the coding sequence ATGACCTTCGACGTACGCCGCGCCAGCCTTGCTGACGCGGTAGCCCTCCCCGCGATCGAGCGTTCGGCAGCGCAATTGTTTCGTCTTGATCCGCCGTTGGCGTGGCTGGCTGATGCCGAGGTGCCCGATGCTGCCCGACATCGGCAGTCCATCGAACAGGCATACGTGTGGGTTGCTGAAAACAGCGAAGGGCAACTGACTGGATTTGTTCGTGCTGTCGACATCGATCAGCACCTGCACATCGAGGAGCTATCCGTCAGTCAGGCTTTTCAAGGACAAGGCATGGGTCGCGCACTGGTTGCGGCAGTCATTGAACAAGCGCGCGTGATGCGGTTGAACTCAGTGACATTGACCACGTTTCGCGACTTGCCATGGAATGCGCCGTTTTATCAACGGATGGGATTTGTCGAGCTGACGCTTGCGCAAGCTGATCGCCATTTACGCGATGCGCTGCAAGCCGAAATCGCCTGCGGATTTCCCCCAGAGCGACGCTGCGCCATGTGCCTGCCCCTTTCCTGA
- a CDS encoding glycosyltransferase family 39 protein: MITLSPEIRRQSLIAGLLAFLLFMAGVHGQAPIGFDSRFVLFAQEMLRHGPTVFPTTYGQPYADYSAVSTLFIWLLSLPFGAVNAFTAWAPSAFAGALIVTLMYRLLAPYSRRWALISIALLMLTSGFVTEVRAVSQDLMLAAVAFAVFYLGYAHDHFAGKRHWLLIFALLLLGFGIRGPIGLVVPTGMLCSYYLLNREWTRLLVFGVLASIWLAACVGLLLWLAQVSGGAVFLQDVIRMQFMGRMDGSEGVSGSLYYFTSSLGNYALAYPLALLVLAAAWLSRPQQRGPALRLVQYCAAAGLIVMVGLSIPQAKKARYLLPMLPMAAIIAAYPFQVAHGRVFHYLRGLIMGLWLVTPGLLLVVLLIARRRFPEQLGEVSIVLIALGVLQLLALSRLLIRGWRTEVLALSAVLALWTVYSAVFEPVERRLYDTRTFSRAVFAQVQQNPAPLVLHGMGKDAKAIKFMVNIGQDLQPQFSDSIQQLETIKGPVWLMMDRSDLPSLKGTPLESAQPVLNGRFDKNDYVLLWLKP, encoded by the coding sequence TTGATCACGTTATCGCCTGAAATCCGCCGGCAGTCCCTGATCGCAGGGTTGCTGGCGTTTTTATTGTTCATGGCCGGGGTCCACGGGCAGGCCCCGATCGGTTTCGATTCGCGGTTCGTGTTGTTCGCGCAGGAAATGCTGCGCCATGGGCCGACGGTGTTTCCGACCACCTATGGTCAGCCGTATGCGGATTACTCAGCGGTTTCGACGCTGTTCATCTGGCTGCTGTCGCTGCCGTTCGGCGCGGTGAATGCGTTTACTGCGTGGGCGCCAAGTGCCTTCGCCGGTGCGCTGATCGTGACGTTGATGTATCGCCTGCTGGCACCGTACTCACGGCGCTGGGCGTTGATCAGTATTGCCTTGCTGATGCTCACCAGTGGCTTTGTCACTGAAGTGCGCGCGGTGTCGCAGGACTTGATGCTCGCAGCGGTGGCCTTTGCGGTGTTCTATCTCGGTTATGCCCATGATCATTTTGCCGGCAAGCGTCACTGGCTGCTGATTTTCGCTTTGCTGTTGCTCGGCTTCGGTATTCGCGGGCCGATTGGTCTGGTGGTGCCGACCGGCATGCTGTGCAGCTATTACCTGCTCAACCGTGAGTGGACGCGGCTGCTGGTGTTCGGCGTACTGGCTTCGATATGGCTGGCCGCGTGTGTCGGGTTGTTGTTATGGCTGGCGCAGGTCAGCGGTGGCGCGGTGTTCCTGCAGGACGTGATCCGCATGCAGTTCATGGGGCGCATGGACGGCAGCGAAGGCGTCAGCGGTTCGCTGTATTACTTCACCAGCTCGCTCGGCAACTATGCGCTGGCCTATCCGCTGGCATTGCTGGTGCTGGCAGCGGCCTGGCTGAGCAGACCGCAGCAGCGTGGCCCGGCGCTGCGCCTGGTGCAGTATTGCGCGGCAGCCGGGCTGATTGTGATGGTCGGCCTGTCGATTCCGCAGGCGAAGAAGGCGCGGTATCTGCTGCCGATGCTACCCATGGCGGCGATCATTGCGGCGTATCCGTTTCAGGTGGCGCATGGGCGGGTGTTCCACTATTTGCGCGGCTTGATCATGGGCTTGTGGCTGGTCACACCGGGCTTGCTGCTGGTGGTTTTGCTGATCGCCCGACGGCGCTTTCCCGAGCAATTGGGTGAGGTTTCCATTGTTTTGATCGCGTTGGGCGTGCTGCAGCTTTTGGCGTTGTCGCGATTATTGATCCGGGGTTGGCGCACCGAGGTATTGGCGTTGTCAGCCGTATTGGCGTTGTGGACGGTGTACTCGGCAGTGTTTGAACCGGTGGAGCGGCGTTTGTACGACACCCGGACGTTCAGTCGCGCGGTGTTCGCCCAGGTGCAGCAAAACCCCGCGCCACTGGTACTGCATGGCATGGGCAAGGACGCGAAAGCGATCAAGTTCATGGTCAATATCGGGCAGGATCTGCAACCGCAGTTCAGCGACTCTATCCAGCAACTGGAGACGATCAAAGGCCCGGTTTGGCTGATGATGGATCGCAGTGATCTGCCCTCCCTCAAGGGCACGCCGCTGGAAAGCGCGCAGCCGGTGTTGAACGGGCGTTTCGACAAAAACGACTATGTATTGCTGTGGCTGAAACCGTAA
- a CDS encoding UDP-glucose/GDP-mannose dehydrogenase family protein codes for MKITVFGSGYVGLVQAAVLAEVGHDVVCMDVDQKKVELLRQGHVSIFEPGLASLVREGLDSKRLQFTTDEQLAVQHARVAFIAVGTPSREDGSADLRYVLSVGDAIARHREQPLIIVEKSTVPVGTGDTLRTHIEKALIKVGRLLQFDIVSNPEFLKEGSAVADCRRPDRIVIGCEGDEVRDVMRDLYSPFNRNHDRIMFMDLRSAELTKYAANCMLATKISFINQIAELAEHLGADIESVRQGIGADTRIGYHFIYPGCGYGGSCFPKDMRALIHSAEEAHCSSDLLQAVEAINQRQKHKLFERINAFYKGDLRGKTFALWGLAFKPNTDDMRDAPSRVLLEELWAAGASVRAFDPEAMQETQNLYPDESKLMLMGTPESVLPGADALIICTEWQQFKAPDFDLIKQRLNTPVIFDGRNLYDAERLARNGFQYFPMGRGESRKLPIPLQQWPHASDVA; via the coding sequence ATGAAAATCACAGTATTTGGCAGCGGTTACGTCGGTCTGGTGCAAGCGGCGGTGTTGGCCGAGGTCGGCCATGATGTCGTGTGCATGGACGTCGACCAGAAGAAGGTCGAGCTGTTGCGCCAGGGCCATGTCAGCATTTTCGAACCGGGGCTGGCCAGTCTGGTGCGCGAAGGTCTGGATTCGAAACGCCTGCAATTCACCACCGATGAACAACTCGCCGTGCAGCACGCTCGCGTGGCGTTTATCGCCGTGGGTACGCCGTCGCGTGAGGACGGTTCGGCAGATCTGCGTTACGTGCTTTCGGTCGGCGATGCGATTGCCCGCCATCGTGAGCAGCCGTTGATCATCGTCGAGAAATCCACGGTGCCGGTGGGCACTGGCGATACCCTGCGCACGCACATCGAAAAAGCCTTGATCAAGGTCGGCCGCCTGCTGCAGTTCGATATCGTCTCCAACCCGGAATTTCTCAAGGAAGGCTCGGCGGTTGCCGACTGCCGCCGTCCGGACCGTATCGTTATCGGTTGCGAAGGCGATGAAGTGCGCGACGTGATGCGTGATCTGTACTCGCCGTTCAACCGCAACCACGACCGCATCATGTTCATGGATCTGCGCAGCGCCGAGCTGACCAAGTACGCCGCCAACTGCATGCTGGCGACCAAGATCAGCTTCATCAACCAGATTGCCGAACTCGCCGAACACCTGGGCGCCGACATCGAATCGGTGCGCCAGGGCATCGGTGCCGACACGCGCATCGGTTACCACTTCATCTATCCGGGCTGCGGTTATGGCGGGTCGTGCTTCCCGAAAGACATGCGCGCATTGATCCATAGCGCCGAAGAGGCGCACTGCTCCAGTGATTTGCTGCAAGCGGTCGAAGCGATCAACCAGCGGCAGAAACACAAGTTGTTCGAGCGCATCAACGCGTTCTACAAGGGTGACCTGCGCGGCAAGACCTTTGCCCTGTGGGGGCTGGCGTTCAAACCCAACACCGACGACATGCGCGATGCGCCGAGCCGTGTATTGCTCGAGGAACTGTGGGCGGCCGGTGCCAGCGTGCGCGCCTTCGACCCGGAGGCCATGCAGGAAACCCAGAACCTTTACCCGGACGAATCGAAGCTGATGCTGATGGGCACGCCGGAATCGGTGCTGCCCGGCGCCGATGCCTTGATCATCTGCACCGAGTGGCAGCAGTTCAAGGCACCGGATTTCGACCTGATCAAACAGCGCCTCAACACCCCGGTGATCTTCGACGGGCGCAATCTGTACGACGCCGAGCGTCTGGCGCGCAACGGCTTCCAGTACTTCCCGATGGGCCGTGGCGAATCGCGTAAGTTGCCGATCCCGCTGCAACAGTGGCCGCACGCGTCCGACGTCGCTTGA
- the arnF gene encoding 4-amino-4-deoxy-L-arabinose-phosphoundecaprenol flippase subunit ArnF — MNQRRGITFALGSVFLVSAAQLGMRWSMTRLPAPEKWLYIDSLDLRALAVVIAAIFAYALSMLCWLAALRDLPLGRAYSLLSISYALVYLLAASLPLFNESFSFTKSLGVALVMLGVITINTRPARAPEFRSAP; from the coding sequence ATGAATCAACGTCGCGGTATCACTTTCGCCCTCGGCAGCGTGTTCCTCGTCAGCGCTGCACAACTGGGCATGCGCTGGAGCATGACGCGTCTGCCCGCACCGGAAAAATGGCTGTACATCGACAGCCTCGATTTGCGCGCGCTGGCCGTGGTCATCGCGGCGATTTTTGCCTACGCGCTGTCGATGCTCTGCTGGCTCGCCGCCCTGCGCGATCTGCCGCTGGGCCGGGCTTACTCGCTGCTGAGCATCAGCTACGCGCTGGTGTACTTGCTGGCGGCCAGTCTGCCGCTGTTCAACGAATCCTTCAGTTTCACTAAATCACTGGGCGTGGCGCTGGTCATGCTCGGGGTCATCACTATCAACACTCGTCCGGCTCGTGCGCCCGAATTCAGGAGTGCTCCATGA
- the arnE gene encoding 4-amino-4-deoxy-L-arabinose-phosphoundecaprenol flippase subunit ArnE — MSLLLLLAACLLTCLGQIAQKYAVESWRGSDSSLTGKLRSPWLWLALFALGSGLLVWLLVLQRLEVGIAYPMLSLNFVLITLIARFVFREPIDRQHWFGVALVIGGVVLLGQQS; from the coding sequence ATGAGCCTGTTGCTGCTGTTGGCCGCGTGCCTGCTGACCTGCCTCGGCCAGATCGCGCAGAAGTACGCCGTGGAGAGCTGGCGCGGGAGCGATTCTTCGCTGACCGGCAAACTGCGCTCGCCGTGGTTATGGCTGGCCCTGTTCGCACTTGGCTCGGGCCTGTTGGTCTGGCTGCTGGTGTTGCAGCGGCTGGAAGTCGGCATCGCTTATCCGATGCTCAGCCTCAACTTTGTCCTGATCACCCTGATCGCGCGCTTCGTCTTCCGCGAACCGATCGACCGCCAGCATTGGTTTGGCGTGGCGTTGGTGATCGGCGGCGTGGTTTTACTGGGGCAGCAGTCATGA